The proteins below are encoded in one region of Nitrosopumilus sp.:
- a CDS encoding 50S ribosomal protein L2 has protein sequence MGKRPLVRRRGRGGHQFRSTSTGKVGSKANYPRFPLAEQHKGEIIDLVHERGREAPLAKIRFENGSVSFVPAILGARVGEVLQFGLKSEIENGNVISIQNIPDGTIVCNIEKHFGDGGAIVKSAGTNATVFSHGDGGVTVKLPSGKFTTLNPKNRAMIGTLAGGGATERFFMSAGNKWRSFRAKGKKYPIVRGVAQAAYVHPHGGGRHQHVGQSSTVSRDAPPGAKVGSIAARKTGRARIKERK, from the coding sequence TTGGGTAAGAGACCATTAGTACGAAGGCGTGGGCGTGGAGGACATCAATTTAGATCCACATCCACTGGTAAAGTAGGCTCAAAAGCAAATTACCCTCGTTTTCCACTAGCAGAGCAACACAAAGGTGAAATTATCGATCTAGTTCATGAACGTGGTAGAGAAGCACCATTAGCAAAAATTAGATTTGAGAATGGTTCTGTTTCGTTTGTTCCAGCAATACTTGGAGCTAGAGTAGGTGAAGTTTTACAATTTGGATTAAAATCAGAAATAGAAAATGGAAATGTAATTAGCATCCAAAATATTCCTGATGGAACTATTGTATGTAATATTGAAAAGCATTTTGGAGATGGTGGTGCTATAGTCAAGTCTGCAGGTACTAACGCTACTGTTTTTTCTCATGGAGATGGTGGTGTTACTGTAAAATTACCTTCTGGCAAATTTACTACGTTAAACCCAAAAAATAGAGCAATGATTGGCACTCTTGCTGGCGGTGGAGCTACTGAACGATTCTTTATGAGTGCAGGTAATAAATGGCGTAGCTTCAGAGCTAAAGGAAAGAAGTATCCAATTGTTAGAGGTGTTGCTCAAGCAGCTTATGTTCATCCACACGGTGGTGGTCGTCATCAACACGTGGGACAAAGTTCAACAGTTTCTAGAGATGCACCTCCTGGTGCAAAGGTAGGTAGCATTGCTGCTAGAAAAACTGGTAGAGCTAGAATTAAAGAAAGAAAGTAG
- a CDS encoding acylphosphatase gives MSKQRIRLFVTGKVQGVFFRQTLKVMAKKNDVFGWVKNLKDGRVEAVLEGDEDKVSRLVEWAHGGPANARVEDVNIRNEKFTNEFSTFDVLY, from the coding sequence ATGTCTAAACAGCGCATTAGACTTTTTGTGACTGGTAAAGTACAAGGTGTTTTTTTCCGTCAGACACTAAAAGTAATGGCCAAGAAAAATGATGTTTTTGGATGGGTTAAAAATCTCAAAGATGGTCGTGTTGAAGCTGTTTTAGAAGGAGATGAAGACAAAGTTAGCAGACTTGTTGAGTGGGCTCACGGAGGACCAGCTAATGCAAGAGTTGAGGATGTCAATATACGTAACGAGAAATTTACTAATGAATTTTCGACATTTGATGTTTTATATTAA
- a CDS encoding DUF5655 domain-containing protein — protein sequence MISFGNKRSYEDFKKQIPTSVLPLFNAIREFCFSLDDKVVEDVRMHRVVFCKSITFRWFVDVEPERDGVIIKIQKSRKEPIQIIQIKKEQKISEFSQTIKDAFEEIH from the coding sequence ATGATCTCATTTGGAAACAAAAGAAGTTACGAGGATTTTAAGAAACAGATCCCAACTTCAGTGTTACCACTTTTTAATGCAATTAGAGAATTTTGCTTCTCGTTAGATGATAAAGTAGTAGAAGATGTAAGGATGCATAGAGTTGTTTTTTGTAAATCAATAACATTCAGATGGTTTGTAGATGTAGAACCTGAAAGAGATGGAGTAATAATCAAAATTCAGAAAAGTAGAAAGGAACCAATACAGATTATTCAGATCAAAAAAGAACAAAAAATTTCAGAGTTCAGTCAAACAATAAAAGATGCATTCGAAGAAATTCATTAA
- a CDS encoding TIGR00269 family protein: MKCDRCENLAVYTRKYSGEKLCSKCFSNSLVRKTAKTISKYNMIQYNELVAVAVSGGKDSLALLKIINEMASTHNFKIKAITIDEGIPGYRNEALEIVEKFCNELNVEHKVYAYKDLFELTLDETLELRDNKKTSSCSICGTLRRRAIDFAAKDIGADVIATGHNLDDTLQTFVINMLSGDITKIGWMDPDTSLNTLRKIKPFCEIYESEIVFYAFTNDMPFQSEPCPHMNEGIRTEIREFLNSLENQHSGIKNNMYQSILKVSQIVKNSDFKQKTICKRCGNECTGNVCSVCTMILKLKENQT; encoded by the coding sequence ATGAAATGTGATAGATGTGAAAATCTCGCAGTATATACAAGAAAATATTCAGGTGAAAAATTATGTTCAAAATGTTTCTCAAATTCATTAGTAAGAAAAACTGCTAAAACTATCTCAAAATATAACATGATTCAATATAATGAATTAGTTGCAGTTGCAGTATCTGGCGGAAAGGATTCCTTAGCATTACTAAAAATCATTAATGAAATGGCATCAACTCATAATTTTAAAATTAAAGCAATCACAATAGATGAGGGTATTCCAGGATATAGAAATGAGGCATTAGAAATTGTTGAAAAATTTTGTAATGAATTAAATGTAGAGCATAAAGTTTACGCCTACAAAGATCTATTTGAATTGACACTTGATGAGACATTAGAATTAAGAGATAATAAAAAAACTTCATCATGTTCAATTTGCGGTACACTCAGAAGAAGAGCAATTGACTTTGCAGCAAAAGATATTGGGGCAGATGTGATTGCAACAGGTCATAATTTAGATGATACACTACAAACATTTGTGATAAACATGCTTTCAGGAGATATAACAAAAATTGGTTGGATGGATCCTGACACATCTTTAAATACTTTAAGAAAAATAAAACCATTTTGCGAGATATACGAATCTGAAATAGTTTTTTATGCATTTACAAATGACATGCCATTTCAATCTGAACCTTGTCCACACATGAATGAAGGAATCAGAACGGAAATTCGTGAATTTCTAAATTCATTGGAAAATCAGCATAGTGGAATCAAAAATAATATGTATCAGTCAATTCTTAAAGTATCTCAAATTGTAAAGAATTCAGATTTCAAACAAAAAACAATATGTAAAAGATGTGGAAATGAGTGTACCGGAAATGTATGCTCAGTTTGTACTATGATTTTAAAACTAAAAGAAAATCAAACCTAA
- a CDS encoding site-2 protease family protein, which produces MELDFITQNSIIYVLIAWVIIVVIAKALKLEKYGFEIKSYSLVYKNKGINSALLKILGRTKRGIRVFADTSVIAGFLMMGFAFWFLLNNVSNFFVAQTDFQALTVLIPGVTLTSASSIAYFLLSIPIVLVVHEGAHGIVAALEKIKIKTGGFAIFIAMFAGFVEPDEEEFEKAKKISKLRVIGAGATSNVIFAFVLGAILLTNPFFAMVLPEPLLSIFYELPQGVLILSIIENSGAEQAGLLANDIITSINGIPIHSPVDFPSLNPGETASVTVLRDGQTLEFGLEVMPSPEDPERGLIGIMRDNSFAYKPVMNFIEWNDPNVSMFLLWLWMISFFIGIINMLPLPILDGGKFIHTIIDKRASDKTINIVMWGIYAGTFALFGLNIALSYLKSGWFTI; this is translated from the coding sequence TTGGAACTTGATTTTATTACTCAAAATTCGATAATCTATGTCTTAATAGCTTGGGTAATAATAGTTGTAATTGCAAAAGCTCTTAAACTAGAAAAGTATGGTTTTGAGATAAAATCCTATAGTCTGGTATACAAAAACAAGGGAATTAATTCAGCTCTATTAAAAATCCTAGGGAGAACAAAAAGGGGTATCAGGGTTTTTGCTGATACAAGTGTAATTGCAGGTTTCTTAATGATGGGTTTTGCTTTTTGGTTTTTGTTAAATAACGTCTCAAACTTTTTTGTAGCACAAACTGATTTTCAAGCATTAACTGTACTTATCCCAGGAGTTACATTGACTTCTGCATCATCAATTGCATATTTTTTACTTTCAATTCCAATAGTATTAGTTGTGCATGAAGGAGCACATGGAATTGTAGCTGCTCTGGAAAAAATAAAGATTAAGACTGGAGGCTTTGCGATATTTATTGCAATGTTTGCAGGATTTGTAGAGCCTGATGAAGAAGAATTTGAAAAAGCCAAAAAAATTTCAAAATTAAGAGTTATTGGTGCAGGGGCAACATCAAATGTAATTTTTGCATTTGTGTTGGGTGCCATTCTATTAACAAATCCATTTTTTGCCATGGTATTACCTGAACCTCTCCTAAGTATATTCTATGAATTACCTCAAGGAGTTTTGATATTATCAATCATAGAAAACTCAGGAGCTGAGCAAGCAGGATTACTTGCAAATGACATCATTACTTCAATTAACGGGATACCGATTCACAGCCCTGTTGATTTTCCCAGTTTGAATCCGGGAGAAACTGCAAGTGTTACCGTTCTTAGAGACGGTCAAACATTAGAATTTGGTCTAGAAGTAATGCCATCTCCTGAAGATCCTGAGAGAGGGTTGATAGGAATAATGAGAGATAACTCTTTTGCATACAAACCTGTGATGAATTTCATTGAGTGGAATGATCCAAATGTTTCAATGTTTTTGCTATGGCTATGGATGATTTCATTTTTTATAGGAATAATCAATATGCTTCCTTTACCAATATTAGATGGTGGGAAATTCATTCATACTATTATTGATAAAAGAGCTTCAGATAAAACAATCAATATTGTAATGTGGGGAATTTATGCAGGTACCTTTGCCTTGTTCGGTCTTAATATTGCACTGTCATATTTGAAATCCGGATGGTTTACAATATAG
- a CDS encoding divalent-cation tolerance protein CutA yields the protein MKPVIIISTYPNKKSILKIANNLVKSKLVACVNISKISSVYSWNDKIENTSEYLAIFKSITKNKTLLKKKIKETHPYNIPEIAEIDVTSINKPYMNWLIESTN from the coding sequence ATGAAACCCGTGATAATTATCTCGACATATCCTAACAAAAAATCAATTTTAAAAATTGCAAATAACCTTGTAAAAAGTAAGTTAGTAGCATGTGTTAATATTTCAAAAATCTCTTCAGTTTATTCTTGGAATGATAAAATAGAAAATACATCTGAATATCTTGCAATATTCAAATCCATTACAAAAAATAAAACTCTTCTAAAAAAGAAAATTAAAGAAACTCATCCATATAATATCCCTGAAATTGCAGAAATCGATGTTACTTCTATTAACAAGCCATATATGAATTGGTTAATAGAATCCACCAACTAA
- a CDS encoding mRNA surveillance protein Pelota produces MITKIIDDNSISVIPEDSEDLLNLRRIIKENDKVIGDTTRVLKQEKDYSRPDKGERIKIRIALVVEKISLDGVLDRLRVGGTISESSNESVPHGSHHSFILKINDGITISKKKWLLIEKELLESSNNQVSFVLVAIDTADCGIARLRGTHLEFMPNIYSGSGGKRYKTSFNIEKFFEQTQQAISSIFREGDIIVIFGPGETKKRFANFLQKSQKYKIQVVEGIDSGGEDGIYTFTKSQAMHEIMSDSKLSKVASIIDEIMILANKKSRKFSMGYNETFNANQIGAVESLVFSDKAIQDNDEQQIIDFLNDAESKGVKIYSVDSSTDIGLRVTGLGGIVSLLRYSIEH; encoded by the coding sequence ATGATTACAAAGATTATAGATGATAATTCAATTTCTGTCATTCCAGAAGATTCAGAAGATCTCTTGAATTTACGTCGCATAATTAAGGAAAATGATAAAGTAATTGGCGATACAACAAGGGTGCTAAAACAAGAAAAGGATTATTCAAGACCTGATAAAGGTGAAAGAATCAAAATAAGAATTGCATTAGTAGTAGAAAAAATTTCATTAGATGGTGTGTTAGATAGACTGAGGGTTGGTGGAACAATTTCTGAATCAAGTAATGAATCAGTACCACATGGATCACACCATTCATTTATTTTAAAAATAAATGACGGAATTACAATTTCAAAGAAAAAATGGTTACTAATAGAAAAAGAACTTTTAGAGTCATCTAACAATCAAGTTAGTTTTGTTCTTGTAGCTATTGATACAGCTGATTGTGGAATTGCAAGGTTACGAGGAACTCATTTAGAATTTATGCCAAATATTTATTCTGGTTCTGGCGGAAAAAGATACAAAACTAGTTTTAATATTGAGAAATTTTTTGAGCAAACCCAACAAGCAATATCTTCTATTTTTAGAGAAGGGGATATAATAGTAATTTTTGGTCCTGGTGAAACAAAAAAACGATTTGCAAATTTTCTTCAAAAATCACAAAAATATAAGATTCAAGTTGTAGAAGGGATTGATTCTGGTGGAGAAGATGGGATTTATACATTTACAAAATCTCAAGCAATGCATGAAATAATGTCAGATAGTAAATTATCAAAGGTTGCATCAATTATAGATGAAATAATGATTCTTGCAAATAAAAAGAGTCGAAAATTTTCAATGGGATATAATGAAACTTTTAATGCAAATCAAATTGGAGCAGTTGAATCCCTAGTATTTTCAGATAAAGCTATTCAAGATAATGATGAACAACAAATTATTGACTTTCTAAATGACGCTGAAAGTAAAGGTGTGAAAATTTACAGTGTTGATTCGTCTACAGATATAGGGCTAAGAGTTACGGGTTTAGGTGGAATAGTTTCATTGTTGCGATATTCTATAGAACATTAG
- a CDS encoding secondary thiamine-phosphate synthase enzyme YjbQ, which produces MKSLTEYLTFEVKTRRAFVNITEHVSKLVTKSKIQEGLCLVNAMHITASVFINDNEGGLLHDYEKWLEGLAPHEPTSKYEHNKTGEDNADAHLKRQVMGREVVIAITNGKLDFGPWEQIFYGEFDGKRSKRVLVKIIGE; this is translated from the coding sequence ATGAAATCCCTAACAGAATATCTAACATTTGAAGTTAAAACACGAAGAGCCTTTGTAAATATCACAGAACATGTAAGTAAATTAGTTACAAAAAGCAAAATCCAAGAGGGTCTTTGCCTTGTAAATGCAATGCATATCACTGCTAGTGTTTTCATTAATGACAACGAAGGTGGTTTACTTCATGATTATGAAAAATGGTTAGAAGGTTTGGCACCACATGAACCAACTAGTAAGTATGAACACAACAAAACTGGTGAGGACAATGCAGATGCTCATCTAAAACGACAAGTTATGGGGAGAGAAGTAGTTATTGCAATTACAAATGGCAAGTTAGATTTTGGACCATGGGAACAAATTTTCTACGGGGAATTTGATGGTAAAAGATCAAAAAGAGTTTTAGTTAAAATAATTGGAGAATAG
- a CDS encoding metal-dependent transcriptional regulator translates to MDSIDEETLFVGTAEAEHVEMYLKAIWHIKEKGEDVKISTIAKMLNVRQPSVVQMLKKLNNKNLVNYNKAGVKLTEDGERIGASMMRNSRLLEVLMDSALKVEIDEEMVCGIEHHMNKQFTDALCTMLKHPRKCPHDHEIPIGQCCKSG, encoded by the coding sequence ATGGACAGTATAGATGAAGAGACTCTCTTTGTAGGAACTGCTGAAGCAGAACATGTGGAGATGTATCTAAAAGCAATTTGGCATATCAAAGAAAAAGGAGAAGATGTTAAAATTAGTACAATTGCAAAAATGCTCAATGTTAGACAACCTAGTGTTGTTCAGATGCTAAAAAAATTAAACAATAAAAATTTAGTAAATTACAACAAAGCAGGAGTTAAACTTACAGAAGATGGTGAACGAATAGGTGCAAGTATGATGAGAAACAGTAGATTATTAGAAGTACTAATGGATAGTGCATTAAAAGTAGAGATAGATGAAGAAATGGTTTGTGGTATAGAGCATCATATGAACAAACAGTTTACAGATGCTCTTTGTACAATGTTAAAGCATCCAAGAAAATGTCCACATGATCATGAAATTCCAATTGGTCAATGCTGTAAATCAGGATAA
- a CDS encoding TrmB family transcriptional regulator, with translation MSISDNTRKALEKIGLTSYEIRTFSTLLKSGELTASDLSQRSGVPYSKIYEVLGTLEDKGWIGSDDSRPTKYFPKSPSTGLETTKQKMENDFSINQNVILNELVPLYEKSGTSERPDIWVLSGAVNIAAKILEMVEICRNEVMIALPEAGVDLVKQALPKLRSLHDKGVNITILTSDKMDKESIKAIKRVATVTIKKGLFGGGIISDKRYVVILLGPEIGGVNTSEVVAIWADHAGLAGFARQYFEYLLKDSKKV, from the coding sequence ATGAGTATATCTGATAATACAAGAAAAGCCTTAGAAAAAATTGGCCTAACAAGTTATGAGATCAGGACATTCTCTACTCTACTTAAATCAGGAGAATTAACTGCATCAGATCTTAGTCAAAGATCAGGAGTGCCATACTCAAAAATTTACGAAGTGTTGGGAACTCTTGAAGATAAAGGTTGGATTGGTTCTGATGATTCTAGACCAACAAAATACTTTCCAAAATCACCATCTACAGGACTAGAAACTACAAAACAAAAAATGGAGAACGATTTTTCGATTAATCAAAATGTGATTTTAAATGAGTTGGTTCCACTATATGAAAAAAGTGGGACTAGTGAAAGACCAGATATTTGGGTACTTTCTGGTGCAGTGAATATTGCTGCAAAAATTTTAGAAATGGTAGAGATTTGCAGGAATGAAGTAATGATTGCATTACCTGAAGCAGGAGTGGATCTAGTAAAACAGGCATTACCAAAATTAAGATCATTGCATGATAAAGGAGTTAACATTACAATACTCACATCAGATAAAATGGATAAAGAGTCAATCAAGGCAATTAAAAGAGTGGCAACTGTAACAATCAAAAAAGGCTTGTTTGGTGGAGGGATAATATCTGACAAAAGATATGTAGTAATTTTATTAGGTCCAGAAATTGGTGGTGTGAATACTTCTGAAGTTGTTGCAATTTGGGCAGATCATGCAGGATTAGCAGGATTTGCACGTCAATACTTCGAATATTTATTAAAAGATTCAAAGAAGGTATAA
- a CDS encoding radical SAM protein → MALIQISNQSSKNLGKKSTIRFTQSICPDCNMILDAEVFERDNKVFMSKVCPTHGECEELYFGSYEMYKKFSTYWMDGKGAHSPNVMIDKCSCPNNCGLCSNHLSHSGLANMIVTNRCDLTCWYCFFYVKKGLEGAYMYEPDHTQVRAMMKTLRAERPIPGNSMQITGGEPMLREDIADVIKIMKEEGVDHIQMNTNGIRHAMDPEAAREVRLAGCNNLYLSFDGVTARTNPKNHWEIPYALDSCRKTGTTVVFVPTVIKSINDHELGGIIRYAQKNMDVVHAVNFQPVSLTGRMGKGEREKYRITVPDCVQRIEEQTNGEVTVDDWFPVPSCMPLTNVIEAFSSKPKYELSIHFACGAGTYIFEDADTKKFVPLTKFCDIQGMLELFEDKAEEIRSGKNKYFTMLEVVRKLKGFVDTKKQPAGLDLAKMFGNILMKRSFDSVGSWHVKGLFLGMMHFQDKYNEDLERLQRCDIHYLTPDLRIVPFCAFNVIPEWYRDRIQKKYSITVEEWEEREGVKLEDGLYRGLMRRGAGDELAAGCAKSQMFHDAAQATM, encoded by the coding sequence ATGGCACTAATTCAAATATCAAATCAATCAAGTAAAAATTTAGGAAAAAAGTCCACAATTAGATTCACTCAAAGTATATGCCCTGACTGTAACATGATTTTGGATGCAGAGGTCTTTGAGAGAGATAATAAGGTCTTCATGTCTAAAGTATGCCCAACTCACGGTGAATGTGAGGAGTTGTATTTTGGCTCTTATGAAATGTATAAAAAATTCAGTACATATTGGATGGATGGTAAAGGTGCTCATTCTCCAAATGTAATGATTGACAAGTGTTCATGTCCAAATAACTGTGGATTATGTTCAAACCACCTGTCTCACAGCGGATTAGCAAACATGATCGTAACTAACAGATGTGATTTAACATGCTGGTATTGCTTTTTCTATGTAAAGAAAGGCCTAGAAGGTGCTTACATGTATGAGCCAGATCATACACAAGTTAGAGCAATGATGAAAACACTAAGAGCTGAAAGACCAATTCCAGGAAACTCTATGCAGATTACTGGTGGTGAACCAATGCTTAGAGAAGACATTGCTGATGTTATTAAAATAATGAAAGAAGAAGGTGTAGACCACATCCAAATGAATACCAATGGAATCCGACATGCAATGGATCCAGAAGCTGCAAGAGAAGTAAGATTAGCAGGATGTAACAACTTGTATCTATCTTTTGATGGTGTAACTGCAAGAACCAATCCAAAGAATCACTGGGAGATTCCATATGCACTTGATAGTTGCAGAAAAACTGGAACTACTGTAGTATTCGTTCCAACAGTGATCAAATCAATTAATGATCATGAATTGGGTGGAATTATTAGATATGCACAAAAGAATATGGATGTAGTTCATGCTGTGAACTTTCAACCAGTATCACTAACTGGAAGAATGGGTAAAGGAGAACGTGAAAAATATAGAATCACAGTTCCTGACTGTGTTCAAAGAATTGAAGAGCAAACAAACGGTGAAGTAACCGTTGATGACTGGTTCCCAGTCCCAAGTTGCATGCCACTGACTAATGTAATTGAAGCATTCTCAAGCAAACCTAAATACGAATTGTCGATTCACTTTGCTTGTGGTGCAGGAACATACATCTTTGAAGATGCAGATACAAAGAAGTTTGTTCCATTAACAAAATTTTGTGATATTCAAGGGATGTTGGAATTATTTGAAGATAAAGCAGAAGAGATTCGTTCTGGTAAAAACAAGTACTTTACAATGCTTGAAGTTGTAAGAAAACTTAAGGGCTTTGTTGACACAAAGAAACAACCAGCAGGATTAGATCTAGCAAAAATGTTTGGAAATATTCTCATGAAGAGATCATTTGATTCAGTTGGTTCATGGCATGTCAAAGGATTATTCCTTGGTATGATGCACTTTCAAGATAAATACAACGAAGATTTGGAAAGACTTCAAAGATGTGATATTCACTATCTTACTCCAGACCTCAGAATAGTTCCATTTTGTGCATTCAATGTAATTCCAGAATGGTATAGAGATAGAATCCAAAAGAAATATTCGATTACTGTAGAGGAATGGGAAGAACGAGAAGGCGTTAAATTAGAAGATGGTCTATACAGAGGTCTTATGAGACGCGGTGCAGGTGATGAACTTGCAGCTGGCTGTGCAAAGAGTCAGATGTTTCATGATGCCGCACAAGCAACAATGTAA
- a CDS encoding asparagine synthase C-terminal domain-containing protein, protein MDELQIEKITNILTLRYSPSKNFFLPKMKPSDFNSKLNIDHTSQVEFLLKNSITQFINKKNPKNICIALSGGIDSITVLSLVKELFPELIINAISFGFDENDYDVEKAKEISQKFDIGFESVIFTNFMNNLPEQISIIQEPKINYYWYAVAKKAKEKSNFLLTGDGSDEIFGGYTFRYSKFLEIMQNSFSWKERVKSYLECHNRDWVPDQEKIFGKKLNFSWEKIYKIFKPYFNNKLTPLEQVFLADYMGKLMFDWMPSYSKIYSYLDLEGFSPMLDSDLIQYSSSIPIEKKFDKKTNMGKLILREILNNKNISLDSTKKGFTPNFSSFWNIYGKEITSSYLRDARIIRDNWVSQNWVNSALKIIDETNDIRYINKLLHVISFEIWYRLFITKEMVSTDKLL, encoded by the coding sequence ATGGATGAATTACAAATAGAAAAAATAACAAATATTCTTACATTACGATATAGTCCCTCTAAAAATTTCTTTTTGCCTAAAATGAAACCTTCAGATTTTAATTCTAAATTAAATATTGATCATACATCACAAGTTGAATTTCTTCTAAAAAATTCTATAACTCAATTCATTAACAAAAAAAACCCAAAAAATATCTGTATAGCTTTAAGCGGTGGAATTGATTCTATAACTGTTTTATCTCTAGTTAAAGAATTATTTCCAGAATTAATTATTAATGCAATTAGTTTTGGTTTTGATGAAAATGATTATGATGTAGAAAAAGCAAAAGAAATTTCTCAAAAATTTGATATTGGTTTCGAATCAGTCATTTTTACTAACTTTATGAATAATTTACCTGAACAAATTTCAATAATTCAAGAACCTAAAATTAATTATTATTGGTATGCTGTAGCAAAAAAAGCCAAGGAAAAATCTAATTTTTTATTAACAGGGGATGGATCTGATGAAATATTTGGAGGTTATACTTTTAGATATTCAAAATTTCTTGAAATTATGCAAAACTCTTTTTCTTGGAAAGAAAGAGTAAAATCATATTTAGAATGTCATAATCGAGATTGGGTACCTGATCAAGAAAAAATATTTGGTAAAAAATTAAATTTCTCATGGGAAAAAATTTACAAAATTTTTAAACCATATTTTAATAATAAATTAACTCCATTAGAACAAGTTTTTCTTGCAGATTATATGGGGAAACTAATGTTTGATTGGATGCCTTCTTATTCAAAAATTTATTCTTATCTTGATTTAGAAGGATTTTCACCAATGCTTGATTCTGATTTAATTCAATATTCTAGTTCTATTCCAATAGAAAAAAAATTTGACAAAAAAACTAATATGGGAAAATTAATTCTGAGAGAAATTTTAAACAATAAAAATATCTCTCTTGATTCAACCAAAAAAGGATTCACTCCAAATTTTTCTTCTTTTTGGAATATTTATGGAAAAGAAATAACTTCAAGTTATCTACGTGACGCTAGAATTATTAGAGATAACTGGGTTTCACAAAACTGGGTAAATTCTGCATTAAAAATTATTGATGAAACAAATGACATCCGTTATATTAATAAATTACTTCATGTAATCTCTTTTGAAATTTGGTATAGATTATTTATTACAAAAGAGATGGTTTCAACAGATAAGCTACTTTAA
- a CDS encoding glycosyltransferase family 2 protein produces the protein MEKTYYHFFCVRDSEDSISDVMESVINQSHKPKKICVVNDGSSDKTGQILDNYKKQNPELINVIHTDSKTRDYSRIPTLWNMCLTKDYDFHMIGAGDVVYENDYVKKLINEFEKNPKLVICSGDHIPFKTKVPHGGGRLVKQSFFFKNYDKYYEIMGYESEILYRALLQGYEIRVFKNALLEHREELGHGHNFEEFGRGMKALGYHPLFVIGRCCMELLKNKAIHHKGVFNMFWKYLTYKPAKSGYFSSFPKEIRNDIRDYQKQLIIKFLKTNIFYNFQKKSYS, from the coding sequence ATGGAAAAAACATATTATCATTTTTTTTGTGTTAGAGATTCTGAAGATTCTATTTCAGATGTTATGGAAAGTGTAATTAATCAATCACACAAACCCAAAAAAATTTGTGTTGTCAATGACGGTTCGTCAGATAAAACAGGTCAGATTTTGGATAATTATAAAAAACAAAATCCAGAATTAATTAATGTGATTCATACAGACAGTAAAACTAGAGATTATTCTAGAATTCCAACATTATGGAATATGTGTTTAACAAAAGATTATGATTTTCATATGATTGGCGCAGGTGATGTAGTTTATGAAAATGACTATGTCAAAAAATTAATAAATGAATTTGAAAAAAATCCAAAATTAGTAATTTGTTCAGGTGATCATATTCCATTTAAAACAAAAGTTCCTCATGGAGGAGGCAGATTGGTTAAACAGTCATTCTTTTTCAAAAATTATGACAAATACTATGAAATTATGGGATATGAATCAGAAATACTTTACAGAGCCTTATTACAAGGATATGAAATTCGAGTATTCAAGAATGCATTGTTAGAACATAGAGAAGAATTGGGTCATGGGCATAATTTTGAAGAATTCGGCAGAGGAATGAAAGCATTAGGATATCATCCACTTTTTGTTATAGGTAGATGTTGTATGGAATTATTGAAAAATAAAGCAATTCATCACAAAGGTGTATTCAATATGTTTTGGAAATATTTAACATACAAACCTGCTAAGAGTGGATATTTTTCTTCATTTCCTAAAGAAATAAGAAATGATATTCGTGACTATCAAAAACAACTAATTATTAAATTTCTCAAAACAAATATTTTTTATAATTTCCAAAAGAAATCATATTCATAA